The Bacteriovorax sp. Seq25_V genome includes a region encoding these proteins:
- a CDS encoding glycosyltransferase family 4 protein, giving the protein MLLRDSLLLKEVGHNVFVYCIKDSYLDQECVRLGINVIYHVGKRPMNVFKWHKLNTLRSFFKRVDVNIVHCYELNFLWPVAFFLRKKKLTPLFFTLTNEVTKFYHQFWYRPLLTRLDLIFIPVREMIDSVTTHMDIPQRKIYFSGLGLKKIKKSSEEKTMDSNVWNFSCWVNDHEESGKELSACFDAIWAVNTSFQLKKIAHLHLYSSRKWDTNVITEKLRSQIKKLGIEKFVHFHEDTNVQNITSDIWISYNSNIPLEDYTLIAMLKGIPTIMPRNATTSEICRFYEGLNLTFKTSDSRDLRSAMQEITSKISRGAEAKLTARDELWIEHGEEGYKYNLYKIYEKHLNKRKRFYS; this is encoded by the coding sequence ATGCTCTTACGCGATAGCTTACTTCTAAAGGAAGTTGGGCATAATGTATTTGTATACTGTATTAAGGATTCTTACCTTGATCAGGAGTGTGTAAGACTTGGCATAAATGTCATCTACCATGTTGGTAAAAGGCCAATGAACGTTTTTAAGTGGCATAAACTCAATACACTTCGTTCATTTTTTAAAAGAGTAGACGTTAATATAGTTCATTGTTATGAGCTAAATTTTCTGTGGCCAGTAGCATTCTTTTTGAGAAAGAAAAAACTTACTCCACTATTTTTTACTCTGACAAATGAAGTAACAAAATTCTACCACCAATTTTGGTATCGACCATTACTTACACGCCTCGATCTTATTTTTATTCCTGTACGTGAGATGATTGATTCTGTCACAACCCATATGGATATTCCGCAGCGAAAAATTTATTTCTCAGGTCTTGGACTTAAAAAAATTAAAAAGTCTTCAGAAGAAAAAACAATGGATAGTAACGTATGGAACTTTTCATGTTGGGTAAATGATCACGAGGAGAGTGGCAAAGAACTTAGTGCATGCTTTGATGCTATCTGGGCCGTTAATACTTCATTTCAATTAAAGAAGATTGCGCATCTACATCTTTATTCTTCAAGAAAATGGGATACCAATGTCATCACTGAGAAGCTTAGGTCTCAAATAAAAAAACTTGGAATTGAGAAGTTCGTTCACTTTCATGAAGACACTAATGTTCAAAATATTACGAGTGATATTTGGATTTCATATAACTCGAATATTCCACTTGAGGACTATACATTGATTGCGATGCTCAAAGGAATTCCTACAATAATGCCTCGCAATGCAACAACAAGTGAGATTTGTCGTTTTTACGAAGGACTAAACCTCACATTTAAAACATCTGATTCCAGGGACTTAAGGTCCGCTATGCAGGAAATTACTTCCAAAATTAGTCGTGGAGCAGAAGCTAAGCTCACCGCTCGAGATGAGCTTTGGATCGAGCATGGAGAAGAGGGATACAAGTATAATCTCTACAAAATCTATGAGAAGCATCTCAATAAGAGAAAACGTTTCTATTCCTGA
- a CDS encoding 30S ribosomal protein S1 → MTDLNKLKQSWMADYEVVLGEDVETRETTEFSTLLESEASLSFNEGEVFKGKIVSINPDFVLVDIGYKQEGLVPAREFQNFDGSMKVKVGDTIEVYLDKLESHMGNLVLSMDKAEILKAWDKISEACEKGTPLEGTVVAKVKGGLSVDIGVKAFLPGSQIDIRPTRFLDKFIGKKMEFKVIKFNKKRGNIVLSRRAILQEERGKLRGEVLSQIEEGMVVKGIVKNITDYGAFIDLGGIDGLLHITDMSWGRVKHPSSLINMGDEIEVKILKFDKDKERVSLGLKQVQPNPWEKAKETYVPGTKVKGEIVSVKDYGVFIELDDGIEGLIHVSEMSWTNSIKNPTKHFNAGETVEAQVLEVDVENKRISLGVKQLQANPWDALEAKFPVGSKVKGTIKSIVEFGIFVDLGEEVDALIHVSDISWTKKNVNLNEEYKTGDSVEAMVVSVDKENQKFCLGIKQLAEDPWKKIETRLPVGTVVEAEAVRVTEFGVFVELETGIEGLIHISELSEERVEKPEDIVKKGDAVKAMVISLDKDAKKIALSIKAAANAASNGTFSQEPIKTATLADKLKGFNLSGGSEE, encoded by the coding sequence ATGACAGATTTAAACAAACTTAAGCAATCTTGGATGGCTGATTACGAAGTTGTACTTGGTGAGGACGTAGAAACTCGCGAGACAACAGAATTCTCTACGCTATTAGAAAGTGAAGCGTCTCTTTCATTTAATGAAGGTGAAGTATTCAAAGGTAAGATTGTAAGCATCAACCCTGACTTCGTACTTGTAGACATCGGATACAAGCAAGAAGGTCTAGTACCAGCTAGAGAATTCCAAAACTTTGACGGATCAATGAAAGTTAAAGTTGGTGACACTATTGAAGTTTACTTAGATAAACTAGAGTCACACATGGGTAACCTAGTTCTTTCTATGGATAAAGCTGAAATTCTTAAAGCTTGGGATAAAATTTCTGAAGCTTGTGAAAAAGGTACTCCACTTGAAGGTACAGTTGTTGCAAAAGTTAAAGGTGGTCTATCGGTTGATATCGGTGTTAAAGCGTTCCTTCCAGGATCTCAAATTGACATCAGACCAACTAGATTCCTTGATAAATTCATCGGTAAAAAGATGGAATTCAAAGTTATCAAGTTCAACAAGAAAAGAGGGAACATCGTTCTTTCTAGAAGAGCTATCCTTCAAGAAGAAAGAGGAAAACTTCGTGGTGAAGTTCTTTCTCAAATTGAAGAAGGAATGGTTGTTAAAGGTATCGTTAAGAACATCACTGATTACGGTGCATTCATCGATCTAGGTGGAATTGACGGTCTTCTACACATCACTGATATGTCTTGGGGAAGAGTTAAGCATCCATCAAGCCTAATCAACATGGGTGATGAAATCGAAGTTAAGATTCTTAAGTTTGATAAAGATAAGGAAAGAGTTTCTCTTGGACTTAAGCAAGTTCAACCAAATCCATGGGAAAAAGCTAAAGAAACTTATGTACCAGGTACAAAAGTTAAAGGTGAAATCGTTTCTGTTAAAGATTACGGTGTATTCATCGAGCTTGACGACGGAATCGAAGGTCTTATCCACGTTTCTGAAATGTCATGGACAAACTCTATCAAGAACCCAACTAAGCACTTCAATGCTGGTGAAACAGTAGAAGCACAAGTTCTTGAAGTAGACGTAGAAAACAAGAGAATTTCTCTTGGTGTTAAACAACTTCAAGCAAACCCATGGGATGCTCTAGAAGCAAAATTCCCAGTAGGTTCAAAAGTTAAAGGAACTATCAAGTCTATCGTAGAATTTGGTATTTTCGTTGACCTTGGTGAAGAAGTTGATGCTCTTATCCACGTTTCAGATATTTCATGGACAAAGAAAAATGTTAACCTAAACGAAGAATATAAAACTGGTGATTCAGTAGAAGCAATGGTTGTTTCTGTTGATAAAGAAAACCAAAAATTCTGTCTAGGTATTAAGCAACTTGCTGAAGATCCATGGAAGAAAATCGAAACAAGACTTCCTGTAGGAACTGTTGTTGAAGCTGAAGCTGTAAGAGTTACTGAATTTGGTGTTTTCGTTGAGCTTGAAACAGGAATTGAAGGTCTAATCCACATTTCTGAACTTTCTGAAGAAAGAGTTGAAAAGCCAGAAGATATCGTTAAGAAAGGTGATGCTGTAAAAGCTATGGTTATCTCTCTAGATAAAGATGCGAAGAAAATCGCTCTATCTATTAAAGCTGCTGCAAATGCTGCTTCTAATGGTACTTTCTCTCAAGAGCCAATCAAAACAGCTACTCTTGCTGACAAACTTAAAGGTTTCAACCTTTCTGGTGGTTCAGAAGAATAA
- a CDS encoding prepilin-type N-terminal cleavage/methylation domain-containing protein, with product MKKLNNKGFSLAEIVIAMGLMGVAALGYMKFQQNQMKGQKTIQNRAFIDDFTYEFKGYLSRPGICNKSFEDTSMTNGTTIDGIKRPDGVYKYKVGEKLPGSSYMISSLVLEDVYIDKTETQIEIYRGEGSLKVTFEKLDKASYGGNTLTKNIELDFTVNRLDKMQECAPIGKLVLPTSMLNREDKDETKKEDSLKADMNTAFEESANEMMKKTGTKIDQGDINKAIQENPDLMKAMESLKSLQKTNENIEKLLNSN from the coding sequence ATGAAAAAATTAAATAATAAAGGTTTCTCTCTTGCAGAGATCGTAATTGCAATGGGGCTTATGGGTGTTGCGGCCTTGGGCTATATGAAGTTTCAGCAAAATCAAATGAAAGGTCAAAAGACTATCCAAAACAGAGCGTTTATTGATGATTTTACATATGAATTCAAGGGATATTTATCGCGTCCGGGGATTTGTAATAAGAGCTTTGAAGATACCTCCATGACTAATGGAACGACTATTGATGGAATTAAAAGACCTGATGGAGTTTACAAATATAAGGTCGGGGAAAAGCTTCCAGGATCTTCATATATGATTTCTTCTCTTGTCCTTGAGGATGTTTATATTGATAAAACTGAGACTCAAATTGAAATTTATCGAGGAGAGGGTTCATTAAAAGTGACTTTCGAAAAACTCGACAAGGCTTCTTATGGAGGAAATACTTTGACTAAGAATATTGAGCTCGATTTTACAGTAAATCGTCTTGATAAAATGCAAGAGTGTGCACCAATTGGAAAACTTGTTCTACCAACTTCAATGTTGAATAGAGAAGATAAAGATGAAACTAAGAAAGAAGACTCACTTAAAGCAGATATGAATACGGCCTTTGAAGAATCAGCAAATGAAATGATGAAAAAGACTGGGACCAAAATTGATCAAGGTGATATCAATAAGGCCATCCAAGAAAATCCTGATCTAATGAAGGCAATGGAAAGTTTGAAGAGTCTTCAAAAGACAAATGAGAATATCGAAAAGTTATTAAACTCTAATTAA
- a CDS encoding peptidylprolyl isomerase, translated as MSKVSCKHILVEQEFEANDLVKKLAEGQTFESLAQSFSNCPSGDQGGDLGAFGKGMMVKPFEEAAFKLNVGETSGPVRTQFGYHLIYRYA; from the coding sequence ATGAGCAAAGTTTCATGTAAGCATATTCTTGTTGAGCAAGAATTTGAAGCAAATGATTTAGTAAAAAAATTAGCTGAGGGGCAAACTTTTGAATCTCTAGCGCAGAGTTTTTCAAACTGTCCTTCTGGTGATCAAGGTGGAGACCTGGGGGCATTTGGTAAGGGAATGATGGTGAAACCATTTGAAGAAGCTGCATTTAAACTAAATGTAGGTGAAACTTCAGGTCCTGTAAGAACTCAATTCGGTTACCACCTAATTTATCGTTACGCTTAA
- the hflX gene encoding GTPase HflX, translated as MLDNEFYISREAKASLVSIVCPSFEEHATEKETLRSLGELRELMRTLGIETGDQYIQNKKAIDPASILGSGKILEIAEQAREEGSSLLVFDCELTSSQIRNIKKLTGLSVVDRCHIILEIFSEHAHTNEAKIQIEIARLQYILPRLAGFWSHLGRQKGGIGVRGGEGEQQIELDRRIIRERIEFFKRELKEVEKSRVEQRKRRSKKAITAALVGYTNAGKSSLMNRLCRVNVLEEDKLFATLDSTFRMLNPDTKPPMILIDTVGFLSNLPNTLIDGFKTTLESALEADLLIIVCDISDEHYEKQLKVTMNVLNELGLEGKEKLIVFNKSDKLNDPIKASIIKRTYPESFVISSFDPEQIKDLRSHIVNYFLEKQNRYDLFVPYDAGAAHSQVVSKTNVIKTANFERGIFYRVRAPDFIFEPLALHQFLIGPDDPLISEFNSL; from the coding sequence ATGCTTGATAATGAATTTTATATCTCTCGCGAAGCTAAAGCTTCACTCGTTTCAATTGTCTGTCCTTCATTTGAAGAACATGCAACAGAAAAGGAAACCCTACGAAGTTTAGGTGAACTTAGAGAACTAATGAGAACACTTGGAATTGAAACAGGTGATCAGTATATTCAAAATAAGAAAGCAATTGACCCAGCTTCAATTCTTGGAAGTGGAAAGATTTTAGAAATTGCAGAACAAGCAAGAGAGGAAGGTTCTTCACTTCTAGTATTTGACTGTGAACTTACTTCGAGCCAAATTAGAAATATTAAAAAACTTACTGGTTTATCAGTTGTAGATCGTTGTCACATCATTCTTGAAATTTTCTCTGAGCACGCTCATACAAATGAAGCGAAGATTCAAATAGAGATTGCACGTCTTCAATATATCCTTCCTCGTCTTGCTGGATTCTGGTCTCACTTGGGCCGTCAGAAGGGGGGTATTGGGGTTCGTGGAGGAGAAGGAGAGCAGCAGATCGAGCTTGACCGTCGTATCATTCGTGAAAGAATTGAATTCTTTAAAAGAGAACTTAAGGAAGTTGAAAAAAGTCGTGTTGAACAGCGAAAGAGAAGAAGCAAGAAAGCAATCACGGCTGCGCTTGTTGGATATACGAACGCTGGAAAATCATCTCTAATGAATCGTCTTTGTCGTGTAAATGTTTTAGAAGAGGACAAACTCTTTGCGACACTTGATTCAACTTTTAGAATGCTAAACCCAGATACAAAACCGCCAATGATTCTCATTGATACGGTAGGATTCTTATCTAACCTACCAAACACTTTGATTGATGGTTTCAAGACAACTCTCGAATCAGCTCTTGAAGCAGATCTTTTAATTATTGTTTGTGATATCAGCGATGAACATTACGAAAAGCAATTAAAAGTTACAATGAACGTTCTCAATGAACTAGGTCTTGAAGGAAAAGAAAAGCTAATCGTTTTTAATAAGTCTGATAAACTTAATGATCCGATAAAAGCATCGATTATCAAAAGAACATATCCGGAAAGTTTTGTAATCTCGAGCTTTGATCCAGAACAGATTAAAGATTTAAGATCGCACATCGTAAATTATTTCTTAGAAAAACAAAATCGCTATGACCTTTTTGTTCCGTACGATGCTGGAGCTGCACACTCGCAAGTTGTTTCAAAAACCAACGTGATAAAAACTGCAAACTTTGAAAGAGGTATCTTCTATCGGGTGAGAGCTCCTGATTTTATCTTCGAGCCACTAGCTCTTCACCAGTTTTTAATTGGCCCTGATGACCCTCTAATTTCTGAGTTTAACTCATTGTAA
- the panC gene encoding pantoate--beta-alanine ligase: protein MVKVIRTVLELKQYQSEFFEGKSVGLVPTMGNLHEGHLSLLERSVSENDISIITIFVNPKQFGPNEDFDKYPRTLEQDVLKIEDKFSENILVFAPKDNSEIYPEGFDTTIQVGALTKILCGANRPGHFDGVTTVVYQLFSLSKATNAYFGQKDYQQVKVIEKMTTDLHLPIKITMMPISRDQDGLARSSRNQYLSASDRETALLLPRTLVEIESILKEETWVNSMIKINEVLESRIADKNWDYLEILDASNLKPVNENTTEVVLVGAFRVGSTRLIDNRKVEIKYA from the coding sequence ATGGTTAAAGTAATTAGAACGGTTTTAGAACTAAAACAATATCAGAGTGAATTCTTTGAAGGAAAGTCCGTTGGTCTTGTGCCAACCATGGGAAATCTCCACGAAGGACACCTAAGCCTACTTGAGCGTTCAGTCTCAGAGAATGATATCTCAATAATTACAATCTTTGTTAATCCAAAACAATTTGGCCCAAACGAAGACTTTGATAAATATCCCCGAACTCTTGAACAAGACGTATTAAAAATCGAAGATAAATTTAGCGAAAACATTCTTGTTTTTGCACCTAAAGACAATAGCGAAATTTACCCAGAAGGCTTTGATACAACCATTCAGGTAGGTGCTCTCACGAAGATCCTTTGTGGTGCAAATAGACCAGGTCACTTTGATGGAGTAACAACAGTTGTTTACCAACTATTCTCTCTATCAAAAGCGACGAATGCTTACTTTGGTCAAAAAGATTATCAACAAGTTAAAGTTATTGAGAAGATGACAACCGATCTTCATCTTCCGATTAAAATTACGATGATGCCAATATCTCGAGATCAGGATGGACTAGCGAGAAGTAGCCGCAACCAATACCTCTCGGCTTCAGATCGTGAGACCGCACTACTATTACCACGAACATTAGTAGAGATTGAGTCTATACTCAAAGAAGAAACTTGGGTAAACTCAATGATCAAAATAAATGAGGTTCTTGAAAGTCGCATTGCTGACAAGAATTGGGATTACTTAGAAATTTTAGATGCCTCTAACTTAAAACCAGTTAATGAGAACACAACCGAGGTTGTCCTCGTTGGGGCTTTTAGAGTTGGTTCAACACGGTTAATTGATAATCGAAAAGTGGAAATCAAATATGCTTGA
- the coaBC gene encoding bifunctional phosphopantothenoylcysteine decarboxylase/phosphopantothenate--cysteine ligase CoaBC, with the protein MRILLGVCGSIAAYKTYDLARGLQKEGHEVKVVLTKGASEFVQAKLFKYLGVKEVYEYSDDFKNLTDSILHIELAKWAEHLAIFPASANTISKLAMGQCDDLLTSTFMAKRTDTIVSIYPAMNTFMWTHPITKENIDLIQRLYIAKNIFIHPPSEGLLACGDEGSGKAPDIQKVINCISAINPSIDSNSPLCLINTGATIAPIDPVRYVTNSSTGITGFQLAKEALKRGYRVVLIAGKNATSKIEDLAFLPGFESYRITTTRDMREKVLEYFDKADFYISSAAISDIEFSPSEQKLKKDKLENALFFNQAPDILKEMVERKTANKSAIRIVGFAAETDLSFEVLNKKWTRKPVDLLVGTLVHSGLCHDKKVSGFANNEASYKFFQNGEIILDEIIQKADLPSAIFRELEKNG; encoded by the coding sequence ATGAGAATTTTACTGGGTGTTTGCGGCTCGATAGCTGCTTACAAAACTTATGATTTAGCGCGCGGCCTCCAAAAAGAAGGTCATGAAGTTAAGGTTGTGCTTACAAAGGGTGCAAGCGAATTCGTGCAAGCAAAACTATTCAAGTATCTTGGAGTCAAAGAAGTCTATGAGTATTCTGATGATTTTAAAAATCTAACGGACAGTATACTTCACATTGAATTAGCAAAATGGGCCGAACATTTGGCAATTTTTCCTGCCAGCGCAAATACAATCTCTAAACTTGCCATGGGCCAATGTGACGATCTTTTAACGTCAACATTCATGGCAAAGAGAACGGACACAATCGTCTCGATTTATCCTGCAATGAATACTTTTATGTGGACTCATCCGATCACGAAAGAAAATATTGATCTTATCCAAAGACTCTATATTGCAAAAAATATATTCATTCATCCTCCATCAGAAGGATTACTCGCATGTGGAGATGAGGGCTCTGGAAAAGCTCCAGATATTCAAAAAGTAATTAACTGTATTTCAGCAATTAATCCAAGTATTGATAGTAACTCTCCCCTATGCTTAATCAACACTGGGGCGACGATTGCCCCAATCGATCCTGTTCGCTACGTCACAAATAGCTCAACAGGTATTACTGGGTTTCAGCTAGCAAAGGAAGCTTTGAAGCGCGGTTACCGTGTTGTGCTTATTGCTGGAAAGAATGCCACTTCAAAAATTGAAGACCTCGCATTTCTTCCTGGTTTTGAATCATATCGGATCACAACAACAAGAGATATGAGAGAGAAGGTTCTCGAGTACTTCGATAAAGCTGACTTCTATATTTCAAGTGCGGCCATTAGTGATATTGAATTTTCTCCTAGTGAACAAAAACTAAAAAAAGATAAACTGGAAAATGCGCTATTTTTTAATCAAGCACCAGATATTCTAAAGGAAATGGTTGAGCGTAAAACGGCCAACAAGAGTGCTATTCGTATTGTTGGCTTCGCTGCTGAAACAGATCTTTCTTTTGAAGTGCTAAACAAGAAATGGACTCGCAAACCTGTTGATCTTCTTGTTGGGACTCTTGTTCACAGTGGTCTTTGCCACGATAAGAAGGTTTCTGGTTTTGCAAATAACGAAGCTTCATATAAATTTTTTCAAAATGGTGAAATCATTCTCGATGAGATCATTCAAAAAGCTGATCTACCTTCAGCGATATTCAGAGAACTAGAGAAAAATGGTTAA